The Centroberyx gerrardi isolate f3 chromosome 12, fCenGer3.hap1.cur.20231027, whole genome shotgun sequence genome has a window encoding:
- the dedd1 gene encoding death effector domain-containing 1 has translation MAVVHRPQYALRDSLYWDETECLNYYGMLSLHEVFEIIGSQLTETDIEVLSFLLNETFSVSHPLDPAGWTVEPHEGDPDNPGVSPSPELLNFWRWLQPQGSPCPSVALYKPTSGLELLLELERRGYLSEGNLEPLLQLLRVLTRHDLLPLVSRKKRRTVSPERIGQNYGIENRELVCHSGQRQNYRQTEIPLPNFTQQWRTGIYPPMPGQVPRRRKKRGHGWSRTPKKTCKQDQPPPPPPPPLPEKVSCDVRLRVRAEYLEHESALRGGVSSDKPQPLERQFELFSQASSLLRARDLGSIICDIKFTELDNLEAFWGDYLSGALLEALKGVFITDSLRMAAGTEGVRLLISVDQDDYEEGRRVLTARRMRSSINGAAP, from the exons ATGGCCGTAGTGCATCGCCCACAATACGCTCTCAGGGACTCACTTTACTGGGACGAAACAGAATGCCTCAACTACTATGGGATGCTGTCTCTCCATGAGGTCTTTGAAATAATTGGTTCTCAACTGACAGAGACGGACATTGAAGTGCTCTCTTTCCTTCTGAATGAAACCTTTTCCGTATCACACCCCCTCGACCCAGCAGGCTGGACAGTCGAGCCCCATGAGGGGGATCCAGACAACCCAGGTGTGTCTCCTAGTCCTGAACTGCTAAACTTCTGGAGGTGGTTACAACCCCAGGGCTCCCCATGCCCTTCAGTGGCCTTATACAAGCCCACGAGTGGCcttgagctgctgctggagctggaaAGGCGAGGGTACCTCAGTGAGGGCAACCTGGAgccactactgcaactactgagAGTCCTCACCCGTCACGATCTTCTTCCTTTAGTGTCCCGCAAGAAAAGGAGGACAG TATCTCCAGAGAGAATTGGACAGAACTATGGAATAGAGAACAGAGAGCTGGTGTGTCACTCTGGACAGAGGCaaaactacagacagacagaaattcCTCTGCCAAACTTTACacagcagtggagaactg GTATTTACCCCCCCATGCCTGGGCAAGTCcccaggaggaggaagaagagaggccATGGCTGGAGCCGCACGCCCAAGAAAACATGCAAGCAGGAccagccgcctcctcctccaccaccaccactaccggAGAAAGTGTCCTGCG ATGTCCGACTGCGCGTCCGGGCTGAGTACCTGGAGCATGAGTCGGCGCTTCGCGGTGGCGTCTCCTCGGACAAGCCGCAGCCCCTGGAGCGGCAGTTTGAGTTATTCAGCCAAGCCAGCTCGCTGCTGCGTGCCAGGGACCTGGGCTCCATCATCTGCGACATCAAGTTCACTGAGCTGGACAACCTCGAGGCCTTCTGGGGGGACTATCTGAGCGGGGCCCTGCTGGAGGCTCTGAAGGGCGTCTTCATCACCGACTCCCTGAGGATGGCGGCGGGCACGGAGGGCGTCCGCCTGCTGATCAGTGTGGACCAGGACGACTACGAGGAGGGCCGAAGGGTGCTGACAGCCAGGAGAATGCGGTCATCCATCAATG GAGCTGCTCCCTAG
- the rabac1 gene encoding prenylated Rab acceptor protein 1 codes for MPSGAPKGENCLVDMDSKAGDLFSADEAQPTGTGGAGIMAKLWLPKGFSASMAKEWIERRRVSIRPWASFVDQRKFSKPRNFGELCQRVVRNVDTYNSNYTFIFLGLILYCIISSPMLLIALAVFAGAFYIIHLKSLESKLVVLGKELTVPHQMSLAGAVSLPVFWLAGAGAAVFWILGATLFVIGSHAAFRELEGSDMDELLMEPV; via the exons ATGCCATCTGGAGCTCCGAAGGGAGAGAACTGCCTCGTAGACATGGACAGCAAGGCTGGAGATTTGTTCAGTGCTGATGAGGCTCAGCCGACTGGCACGGGTGGAGCAGGGATCATGGCAAA GCTCTGGCTCCCCAAAGGCTTCTCAGCCAGCATGGCTAAAGAGTGGATTGAGAGGCGTCGAGTGTCCATTCGACCATGGGCTAGCTTCGTGGACCAGCGCAAGTTCTCCAAACCCCGCAACTTTGGGGAGTTGTGTCAGAGGGTGGTGAGGAACGTGGACACTTACAACAGCAACTACACCTTCATCTTCCTGGGTCTCATCCTCTACTGCAT TATCAGCTCTCCCATGCTGCTGATTGCCTTGGCTGTGTTCGCTGGTGCCTTCTACATAATCCACCTCAAGTCCCTCGAGTCCAAGCTGGTTGTCCTTG GTAAGGAGCTGACTGTCCCTCACCAGATGAGTCTGGCCGGAGccgtctctcttcctgtgttcTGGTTGGCCGGGGCTGGAGCTGCAGTCTTTTGGATTCTGG GAGCGACGCTGTTTGTGATTGGCTCTCACGCTGCGTTCCGTGAGCTGGAGGGATCCGACATGGATGAGCTCCTCATGGAGCCTGTGTGA